The bacterium genome includes a region encoding these proteins:
- a CDS encoding UbiA-like polyprenyltransferase, which translates to MSAIAQAYLKVRYTLELVKFSHSVFALPFALASFLIETGGRFSVGLLLWVVLAVVAARTAAMAFNRLADARFDAENPRTKNRHIPRNLLSKTYVMLLTLAASAGFVFCAWKINALAFALATPCLLLLFLYSLAKRFTDYTQLVLGFCLGMAPVGAAVAAVGRITPGSLILGMGVLLWVAGFDLLYALQDLEFDRRQGLRSLPAKLGPKKTLVLAAGLHALFLGFLAAYGLYQGLGWIYWAGLAVSAGFLLWQHWLIQEGLHRINAAFFTANGLLSLFFLLFVTLDLYF; encoded by the coding sequence ATGAGCGCGATCGCCCAAGCCTATCTCAAAGTACGCTACACCCTGGAGCTGGTGAAATTCTCGCATAGTGTCTTTGCCCTGCCCTTCGCCTTGGCCTCCTTCCTGATCGAAACCGGTGGGCGTTTCAGCGTCGGCCTTCTGCTCTGGGTCGTCCTGGCCGTGGTGGCTGCCCGCACCGCCGCGATGGCTTTCAACCGGCTGGCCGACGCCCGTTTCGACGCCGAAAATCCGAGGACGAAAAACCGTCATATTCCCAGAAACTTATTGAGCAAAACTTATGTAATGCTTTTAACTTTGGCGGCCTCGGCCGGTTTCGTTTTTTGCGCTTGGAAAATCAACGCCTTGGCCTTCGCCCTGGCCACCCCCTGCCTGCTGCTGCTTTTCCTTTATTCCTTGGCCAAGCGCTTCACCGACTACACCCAGTTGGTCTTGGGTTTTTGCCTGGGGATGGCGCCGGTCGGGGCGGCGGTGGCCGCGGTCGGACGCATCACTCCGGGCTCGCTGATCCTGGGAATGGGGGTGCTCCTCTGGGTGGCCGGCTTCGACCTGCTCTATGCGCTGCAAGACCTCGAATTCGACCGCCGCCAGGGGCTTCGCTCCCTCCCGGCCAAGCTGGGCCCCAAAAAGACCTTGGTCCTGGCCGCCGGCCTCCATGCCTTGTTTTTGGGCTTTTTGGCCGCTTATGGGCTTTATCAGGGTCTGGGCTGGATCTATTGGGCCGGTCTCGCCGTCAGCGCAGGCTTCCTGCTCTGGCAGCATTGGCTGATCCAGGAGGGGCTTCACCGGATCAACGCCGCGTTCTTTACAGCCAATGGGCTGCTCAGCCTGTTTTTTCTTTTATTTGTGACGCTGGATCTGTACTTCTAG
- a CDS encoding ubiquinone/menaquinone biosynthesis methyltransferase: protein MSKEIQQLFTQIAPSYDFLNHFLSFSVDKRWRDKVVAALGKEAPGRVLDLCAGTLDLTQKILKKFPKTEVFAADFAVAMLEEGRGKVRGLAKAHRIGADGHRLPFAERSFDAVVCAFGIRNLEEREKAAGEIRRVMKPGAKLVVLEFFRPERLFSKLFYRTYGKYVLPRIGGAVSRHRKAYEYLQNSIQHFLSVEEYSRLLLDHGFTRPEVLPLSGGIAHRLAATAG, encoded by the coding sequence GTGTCCAAGGAAATCCAACAGCTTTTCACCCAGATTGCCCCGAGCTATGACTTCCTGAATCACTTCCTGAGCTTTTCGGTCGACAAGCGCTGGCGCGACAAGGTCGTCGCCGCCCTTGGAAAAGAAGCGCCGGGCCGGGTTCTCGATCTTTGCGCCGGCACCTTGGACCTGACCCAAAAAATCCTGAAGAAGTTCCCCAAGACCGAAGTCTTTGCCGCCGATTTCGCGGTCGCGATGCTCGAGGAAGGCCGCGGCAAAGTTCGGGGCCTGGCCAAGGCTCACCGCATCGGCGCCGATGGCCATCGCCTGCCCTTCGCCGAGCGAAGCTTCGACGCCGTGGTCTGCGCCTTCGGCATCCGCAACCTCGAGGAGAGAGAGAAGGCGGCCGGCGAGATTCGCCGCGTGATGAAGCCGGGAGCCAAGCTCGTCGTCCTGGAGTTCTTCCGGCCGGAACGGCTTTTCTCCAAGCTTTTTTACCGCACCTATGGCAAGTACGTCCTTCCTCGGATCGGTGGGGCGGTCTCGCGCCACCGCAAGGCTTACGAGTACCTCCAAAATTCGATCCAGCATTTCCTGAGCGTCGAGGAGTACAGCCGCTTGCTGCTGGATCACGGCTTCACTCGGCCGGAGGTCCTGCCGCTCTCCGGCGGCATTGCCCACCGGCTGGCGGCCACCGCCGGATAA